From the genome of Candidatus Polarisedimenticolia bacterium, one region includes:
- a CDS encoding M20/M25/M40 family metallo-hydrolase, translating to MSRRIGRLVLTLAFVSLAPPAIRTCFAAEPDYARAAREGLEHLKAIVRVDTSNPPGNEIRVADYMAGKLREAGVEAQRFEAAPGRGSLVARIRGNGSKRPLLIMAHIDVVPVEASRWSVDPFGAVEKDGYLWGRGTLDDKGMAAAELQVMLELARSHAKLSRDVVFLAEADEETGGANGMDSLLKKQPELFDAELVLNEGGYVFWGPDRKVLYVAVQTTEKIYQDFTITAHGVAGHSSIPSANNPVDHLVLALDRVSKIEFPVEMNDVTRAFFSGIASRLPGEQAACAGKLEENSGKACFEALSKNPNFGAVLRNTCTPTMLKAGYKENVIPAEATGNLNCRLLPGTDLAKLQEMLQRTIGDPDVTVAPAMEFPPPASASSTASPLFEAIRKVAAKMYPGAPVVPYMSPGGTDSQGLRKRGMIAYGLLPSPIQEEELKTMHAKDEKVAVDAFALGQEMLLRVVLETAK from the coding sequence ATGAGCCGGCGCATCGGAAGGCTGGTCCTGACACTCGCCTTCGTGTCGCTTGCGCCCCCCGCCATCCGGACCTGCTTCGCGGCCGAGCCTGACTACGCCCGTGCGGCCCGGGAAGGCCTCGAGCACCTCAAAGCGATCGTCCGGGTCGACACCTCGAATCCCCCCGGCAACGAGATTCGCGTCGCCGACTACATGGCCGGAAAGCTGCGCGAGGCGGGCGTGGAGGCGCAGCGCTTCGAAGCGGCGCCGGGACGCGGCTCCCTGGTCGCGCGCATCCGCGGGAACGGATCGAAGCGGCCGCTCCTGATCATGGCCCACATCGACGTGGTGCCGGTGGAAGCCAGCCGGTGGAGCGTCGATCCCTTCGGCGCTGTCGAGAAGGACGGCTACCTATGGGGGCGCGGGACGCTGGATGACAAGGGAATGGCGGCCGCCGAGCTCCAGGTGATGCTGGAGCTGGCCCGCAGTCATGCGAAGCTGTCTCGCGACGTCGTCTTCCTGGCGGAAGCGGATGAAGAAACGGGCGGCGCAAACGGGATGGACTCGCTGCTCAAGAAGCAGCCGGAGCTGTTCGACGCCGAGCTGGTGCTCAATGAAGGCGGCTACGTCTTCTGGGGACCCGATCGGAAGGTGCTCTACGTCGCGGTGCAGACCACCGAGAAAATCTACCAGGACTTCACGATCACGGCGCACGGCGTCGCCGGACATTCCTCCATCCCCTCCGCGAACAATCCCGTGGACCACCTGGTCCTGGCCCTGGATCGCGTCTCGAAGATCGAGTTTCCGGTGGAGATGAACGACGTGACCCGCGCCTTCTTCTCGGGCATCGCGTCGCGCCTGCCCGGCGAGCAGGCCGCCTGCGCGGGCAAGCTCGAGGAAAACTCCGGCAAAGCCTGCTTCGAAGCGCTGTCGAAGAACCCGAATTTCGGCGCCGTTCTGAGGAACACCTGCACCCCGACGATGCTCAAGGCCGGTTACAAGGAAAATGTCATCCCCGCAGAGGCCACGGGCAACCTGAATTGCCGGCTGCTTCCCGGGACCGACCTCGCAAAGCTTCAGGAGATGCTGCAGCGCACCATCGGCGATCCGGATGTCACCGTGGCTCCGGCGATGGAGTTCCCGCCTCCGGCGTCCGCCTCCTCGACGGCATCGCCGCTGTTCGAAGCCATCCGCAAGGTCGCCGCGAAGATGTACCCGGGCGCGCCGGTGGTTCCCTACATGTCCCCCGGCGGGACCGACTCCCAGGGCCTGCGTAAGCGCGGCATGATCGCCTACGGGCTGCTCCCTTCCCCCATCCAGGAGGAGGAGCTCAAAACGATGCACGCCAAGGACGAGAAAGTCGCCGTCGACGCCTTCGCGCTGGGGCAGGAGATGCTCCTGCGCGTCGTCCTGGAGACCGCGAAATGA
- a CDS encoding SDR family oxidoreductase codes for MSRVLVTGASGTVGTQVVKSLGAAGVPFKAAYHSEEKAAAARRGEIDAVRIDYDQPATLVEALQEISALILIGPVSERLVEMESSVIAQAVAAGVERLVKLSVWRASEEGYSFARWHRAGEKRVEASGIPYTFLRPNGFMQNFVTYHGESIRSRSTFTLAAGQSKSSLIDVRDIAEVAVRVLTDPGHEGRAYDLSGPESLSYHQVANSLSVATGRKISYVNVPGDALSGELARQGYPAWLIDALVELQRYENDGLASDVLGSVQQILGRRATTFDRFARDYRSALT; via the coding sequence ATGAGCCGGGTGCTGGTGACGGGGGCAAGCGGGACCGTCGGGACGCAGGTGGTCAAATCTCTGGGCGCCGCCGGAGTGCCCTTCAAGGCCGCCTATCATTCCGAGGAGAAGGCAGCCGCGGCGCGCCGCGGGGAGATCGACGCCGTGCGGATCGACTACGACCAGCCCGCGACCCTGGTCGAGGCGCTGCAGGAGATCTCCGCGCTCATCCTGATCGGTCCCGTCTCCGAGCGCCTGGTGGAGATGGAGTCCTCCGTGATCGCCCAGGCCGTCGCGGCCGGCGTCGAGCGGCTGGTCAAGCTGTCGGTGTGGCGCGCCTCGGAGGAGGGTTACTCCTTCGCCCGCTGGCACCGCGCCGGGGAGAAGCGGGTGGAGGCCTCCGGCATTCCCTACACTTTCCTGCGCCCCAACGGCTTCATGCAGAACTTCGTCACCTACCATGGCGAGTCGATCCGGAGCCGGAGCACCTTCACCCTGGCTGCCGGTCAGTCGAAATCGAGCCTAATCGACGTGCGCGACATCGCCGAGGTTGCCGTGAGGGTGCTCACCGACCCGGGGCACGAAGGTCGGGCCTACGATCTCAGCGGCCCCGAGTCGTTGAGCTATCATCAGGTGGCCAACAGCCTGTCGGTCGCCACCGGCCGTAAGATTTCCTATGTGAACGTGCCGGGAGATGCGCTCTCCGGCGAGCTGGCCCGGCAGGGCTACCCGGCCTGGCTGATCGACGCGCTGGTCGAGCTGCAGCGCTACGAGAACGACGGATTGGCCTCCGACGTGCTGGGTTCGGTCCAGCAGATCCTCGGGCGGCGCGCGACCACCTTCGATCGCTTCGCGCGCGATTACCGCTCCGCCCTCACCTGA